The following proteins are encoded in a genomic region of Nocardioides conyzicola:
- the pyrH gene encoding UMP kinase, translating to MTGYKRVLLKLSGEVFGGGNVGIDPDVVQKVAQEIAAVVEAGVQIAVVTGGGNFFRGAELQQRGMDRVRADYMGMLGIVMNCLALQDFLEKMGVETRVQTAITMGQVAEPYIPRRAIRHMEKGRVVIFGAGMGMPFFSTDTVAVQRALESKCDVVLVAKSGVDGVYSADPKLDPTATKYDELTYAEAIAQGLRIMDQTAFALCGENKLPMVVFGMEPEGNILRVVQGEKIGTLVSAG from the coding sequence GTGACGGGTTACAAGCGAGTCCTGCTCAAGCTTTCCGGTGAGGTCTTCGGTGGTGGCAACGTGGGGATCGACCCCGACGTCGTCCAGAAGGTCGCGCAGGAGATCGCGGCCGTCGTCGAGGCGGGCGTGCAGATCGCGGTCGTGACCGGTGGCGGCAACTTCTTCCGCGGCGCCGAGCTCCAGCAGCGCGGCATGGACCGGGTCCGGGCCGACTACATGGGCATGCTCGGCATCGTCATGAACTGCCTGGCGCTCCAGGACTTCCTGGAGAAGATGGGCGTCGAGACCCGCGTCCAGACCGCCATCACCATGGGCCAGGTCGCCGAGCCCTACATCCCGCGTCGCGCCATCCGCCACATGGAGAAGGGCCGGGTCGTCATCTTCGGTGCCGGCATGGGCATGCCCTTCTTCTCCACCGACACGGTGGCCGTCCAGCGGGCGCTCGAGAGCAAGTGCGACGTCGTGCTGGTCGCGAAGAGCGGGGTGGACGGCGTCTACAGCGCCGACCCCAAGCTCGACCCGACGGCCACCAAGTACGACGAGCTGACGTACGCCGAGGCGATCGCCCAGGGCCTGCGGATCATGGACCAGACGGCCTTCGCCCTCTGCGGCGAGAACAAGCTGCCCATGGTCGTCTTCGGGATGGAGCCCGAGGGCAACATCCTGCGCGTCGTCCAGGGTGAGAAGATCGGCACGCTCGTCAGCGCAGGCTGA
- the tsf gene encoding translation elongation factor Ts, with the protein MSNFSAADVKKLRELTGAGMMDCKKALDEADGDFDQAVEILRVKGAAKAANRAAEREASAGLVAHAPGVLVELKCETDFVAKGEDFIVAAQKIADAAAEAKPADVDALRAVSVGDQTVGEVVDGLAVSIGEKIELGQYVYFDGPVVAYMHKRAADLPPAVGVLVAYDGNADAARAAAMQIAAMRPKYLTRDEVPADVVAHERDIAEKTSREEGKPEQAIAKITEGRLNGFFKDVVLLEQPSVTENKKSVKAVMDEAGTTLKRFARFEVGA; encoded by the coding sequence ATGTCTAACTTCTCCGCAGCCGACGTCAAGAAGCTCCGTGAGCTCACTGGCGCCGGCATGATGGACTGCAAGAAGGCGCTCGACGAGGCGGACGGCGACTTCGACCAGGCCGTCGAGATCCTCCGCGTCAAGGGCGCCGCCAAGGCGGCCAACCGCGCCGCCGAGCGCGAGGCCTCCGCCGGTCTCGTCGCGCACGCCCCCGGCGTGCTCGTCGAGCTCAAGTGCGAGACCGACTTCGTGGCCAAGGGCGAGGACTTCATCGTCGCCGCCCAGAAGATCGCGGACGCTGCTGCGGAGGCCAAGCCGGCCGACGTCGACGCGCTTCGTGCGGTCTCCGTGGGTGACCAGACCGTGGGCGAGGTCGTCGACGGCCTCGCGGTCTCGATCGGCGAGAAGATCGAGCTCGGCCAGTACGTCTACTTCGACGGCCCGGTCGTGGCCTACATGCACAAGCGTGCCGCCGACCTGCCGCCCGCCGTGGGCGTGCTCGTGGCGTACGACGGCAACGCCGACGCCGCGCGCGCCGCTGCGATGCAGATCGCCGCGATGCGTCCGAAGTACCTCACCCGCGACGAGGTCCCCGCGGACGTCGTCGCGCACGAGCGGGACATCGCCGAGAAGACCTCCCGTGAGGAGGGCAAGCCCGAGCAGGCGATCGCCAAGATCACCGAGGGTCGCCTCAACGGGTTCTTCAAGGACGTCGTGCTGCTCGAGCAGCCGTCGGTCACCGAGAACAAGAAGTCCGTCAAGGCCGTCATGGACGAGGCCGGCACCACCCTCAAGCGGTTCGCCCGCTTCGAGGTCGGCGCGTAA
- the rpsB gene encoding 30S ribosomal protein S2, with protein sequence MAVVTMRQLLESGVHFGHQTRRWNPKMKRFIMTERNGIYIIDLQQSLAYIDRSYAFIKDVVAKGGTVMFVGTKKQAQEAIAEQATRVGMPYVNQRWLGGMLTNFQTVHQRINRLKELDEIDFDDVAGSSRTKKELLQMRRERDKLNKSLGGIREMSRTPSAVWIVDTNKEHLAVEEARKLRIPIIGILDSNCDPDLVDYPIPGNDDAIRAVGLLTRVVADAVAEGLIARSGAKASEGTEAVGAEEPLPEWERELLGGEAEAAAVEATGGDTATEETPAAASTGAASEAAEAVEATEAVTEAPVAPEATEAVAEAPVEAAAETTDAQA encoded by the coding sequence ATGGCAGTCGTCACCATGCGCCAGCTTCTCGAGAGCGGCGTCCACTTCGGGCACCAGACCCGTCGCTGGAACCCCAAGATGAAGCGCTTCATCATGACCGAGCGCAACGGCATCTACATCATCGACCTGCAGCAGTCGCTGGCCTACATCGACCGCTCCTACGCCTTCATCAAGGACGTCGTCGCCAAGGGCGGCACCGTGATGTTCGTCGGCACCAAGAAGCAGGCCCAGGAGGCGATCGCCGAGCAGGCGACCCGCGTCGGGATGCCCTACGTCAACCAGCGCTGGCTCGGTGGCATGCTCACCAACTTCCAGACGGTGCACCAGCGGATCAACCGCCTCAAGGAGCTCGACGAGATCGACTTCGACGACGTGGCCGGCAGCAGCCGCACGAAGAAGGAGCTGCTCCAGATGCGCCGCGAGCGGGACAAGCTCAACAAGTCCCTCGGCGGTATCCGCGAGATGAGCCGGACGCCGTCCGCCGTCTGGATCGTCGACACCAACAAGGAGCACCTCGCCGTCGAGGAGGCGCGCAAGCTGCGCATCCCGATCATCGGCATCCTGGACTCCAACTGCGACCCGGACCTGGTCGACTACCCGATCCCGGGCAACGACGACGCGATCCGCGCGGTCGGCCTGCTGACCCGCGTCGTCGCCGACGCCGTGGCCGAGGGCCTGATCGCCCGCTCCGGCGCCAAGGCGTCCGAGGGCACCGAGGCCGTGGGCGCCGAGGAGCCGCTGCCCGAGTGGGAGCGCGAGCTCCTGGGTGGCGAGGCCGAGGCTGCCGCCGTCGAGGCGACCGGTGGCGACACCGCCACGGAGGAGACCCCGGCCGCCGCGTCGACCGGTGCCGCTTCCGAGGCCGCTGAGGCCGTCGAGGCCACCGAGGCTGTCACCGAGGCCCCCGTCGCTCCCGAGGCCACCGAGGCCGTTGCGGAGGCGCCCGTCGAGGCCGCCGCCGAGACGACCGACGCCCAGGCCTGA